One Gossypium raimondii isolate GPD5lz chromosome 3, ASM2569854v1, whole genome shotgun sequence genomic window carries:
- the LOC105793892 gene encoding GDSL esterase/lipase At1g71250: MDILIKPTLKLFISFAILMVQYGNAERVPALFVFGDSLVDVGNNNFLNSIAKSNYFPYGIDFNMQPTGRFCNGKTFVDIIGEMLGVPYPSPFADPYTAGVKLLGGVNYASAAAGILDESGQHYGERYSLRQQVLNFETTLDQLRTMMGRDNLTSFLAKSIAILVFGSNDYINNYLMPSIYASSFNYNPTQFSNLLLNRYAPQLLTLYNLGIRKMFIAGIGPLGCIPNQRATGQAAPGRCVDYVNDILGTFNQGLKSLVDQLNKRPGAIVTYGNTYGAVGDILNNPSTYGFNVVDKGCCGIGRNQGQITCLPFAYPCTNRDQYVFWDAFHPTQAANVILARRAFYGPPLDTYPLNIQQMTLIH, encoded by the exons ATGGATATTCTTATCAAACCAACGCTAAAgttgtttatttcatttgctATTTTGATGGTTCAGTATGGCAATGCAGAACGAGTTCCTGCGCTTTTTGTGTTTGGAGACTCGCTGGTTGATGTGGGCAACAACAATTTCCTTAACTCAATTGCCAAGTCTAATTATTTCCCTTATGGTATTGATTTCAATATGCAGCCTACTGGAAGATTTTGTAATGGAAAAACCTTTGTTGACATTATCG GAGAGATGCTGGGCGTCCCTTATCCTTCGCCCTTTGCTGATCCCTACACTGCAGGAGTTAAACTACTAGGAGGAGTGAACTATGCTTCAGCGGCCGCTGGAATCCTTGACGAGAGTGGCCAACATTAT GGTGAACGGTATAGCCTAAGACAACAAGTATTGAATTTCGAAACCACGTTGGATCAACTACGAACAATGATGGGGCGTGATAATTTGACGAGTTTCCTTGCCAAATCCATAGCAATTTTGGTGTTTGGGAGCAATGATTACATCAACAATTACCTCATGCCTTCTATCTACGCTTCAAGCTTCAATTACAATCCTACACAATTTAGCAACTTGCTTCTCAACCGCTATGCCCCCCAACTTCTG ACCTTATACAATTTAGGAATAAGGAAAATGTTTATAGCTGGAATTGGACCGCTTGGTTGCATCCCTAACCAAAGAGCCACAGGACAGGCAGCGCCGGGAAGATGCGTAGATTACGTTAATGATATATTGGGCACTTTCAACCAAGGCTTAAAATCATTGGTAGATCAACTAAATAAGCGTCCTGGAGCAATCGTTACATATGGCAATACTTATGGTGCCGTGGGTGACATCCTAAATAATCCTTCCACTTACG GATTCAACGTGGTTGACAAGGGATGCTGTGGAATAGGGAGGAACCAAGGGCAAATAACATGTCTACCATTTGCATATCCTTGTACAAACAGAGACCAATACGTGTTTTGGGATGCTTTCCATCCTACACAAGCTGCTAATGTTATTCTAGCTCGTCGTGCTTTCTATGGGCCACCTCTGGATACGTATCCCCTAAACATCCAACAAATGACTCTTATCCATTGa